A stretch of the Limisphaera ngatamarikiensis genome encodes the following:
- a CDS encoding IS1595 family transposase → MWEASRLPAATKRKLLEYFVPGVPSYRIRFRGLASPPAIERFFRLIRAVLAYQEQCREPFYGAVECDETTLGAKRPGKRGWGAAGKLIVLGILQRNGQVRVFPVQGRRGAQIIGLVLAHTRPGSLYYTDDWRAYASLAVRGDHIVVRKEGGRPKGRAHINGIEGFWSYAKHWLYPYRGVPRKFFHLYLGEVSFRFNHRDQDLFPLVLQLMKQVSITTINPILVRSG, encoded by the coding sequence GTGTGGGAAGCCAGCCGTCTGCCAGCTGCCACGAAGCGCAAGCTGCTCGAGTATTTCGTTCCTGGCGTGCCCAGCTATCGGATTCGCTTTCGGGGCTTGGCGTCGCCGCCGGCCATCGAGCGCTTTTTCCGGCTCATCCGTGCGGTGCTTGCCTACCAGGAGCAATGCCGGGAGCCGTTTTATGGAGCCGTAGAATGCGATGAGACGACGTTGGGCGCAAAGAGGCCGGGGAAGCGAGGCTGGGGTGCTGCCGGCAAGCTCATCGTCTTGGGCATTCTCCAGCGCAATGGCCAGGTCCGAGTCTTCCCGGTCCAGGGCCGCCGTGGAGCTCAGATCATCGGTCTGGTCCTTGCGCACACGCGGCCTGGCAGCCTGTACTATACGGACGACTGGCGTGCTTATGCGTCGCTGGCCGTCCGTGGTGATCACATCGTGGTGCGCAAGGAAGGCGGACGCCCCAAGGGGCGGGCGCACATCAACGGGATCGAGGGCTTCTGGAGTTATGCGAAACATTGGCTCTATCCGTACCGTGGTGTACCCCGCAAATTTTTCCACCTCTACCTGGGCGAAGTTTCGTTCCGATTCAATCACCGTGATCAAGACCTTTTTCCCCTTGTTTTACAGCTTATGAAGCAGGTCTCGATCACCACCATTAACCCAATCCTGGTCCGAAGTGGTTAG